The following coding sequences are from one Musa acuminata AAA Group cultivar baxijiao chromosome BXJ2-4, Cavendish_Baxijiao_AAA, whole genome shotgun sequence window:
- the LOC103976154 gene encoding glutathione S-transferase U18-like yields MAEEVKLLGRRLSPFSTRVRIALNLKEVAYEFVTVEIFGQKSEILLESNPVYKKIPVLIHHGKPICESMIILQYIDDVWARNPSILPSHPYDRAIARFWVTYLDNNLLITIWGMLMAAGKEAAKEAAGRAAEILQTLEEAFKQCSQGKDFFGGDAIGYLDIALGSFLGPLKAGEKLSNVEILDEKKVPLLVGWAERFSKQVAVKEVLADAEEYIEMIRSMNDGVPTV; encoded by the exons ATGGCGGAGGAGGTGAAGTTGCTGGGGAGAAGGTTGAGCCCCTTCTCCACCAGGGTGAGGATCGCCTTGAACCTCAAGGAAGTAGCGTACGAGTTCGTGACGGTGGAGATTTTTGGGCAGAAGAGCGAGATCCTGCTCGAGTCCAACCCTGTGTACAAGAAGATCCCTGTCCTCATCCACCATGGCAAGCCCATCTGCGAGTCCATGATCATCCTTCAGTACATCGACGACGTTTGGGCCCGCAACCCGTCCATCCTCCCTTCCCACCCCTACGACCGCGCCATCGCTCGCTTCTGGGTCACCTACCTCGATAacaac CTACTTATTACGATCTGGGGCATGTTAATGGCTGCGGGCAAGGAGGCGGCCAAGGAAGCAGCAGGGCGAGCAGCAGAAATTCTTCAGACGCTGGAAGAGGCCTTCAAACAGTGCAGCCAAGGGAAGGACTTCTTCGGAGGGGACGCCATTGGCTACTTGGACATCGCACTGGGGAGCTTCTTGGGACCGCTGAAGGCGGGGGAGAAGCTGAGCAATGTGGAGATTTTGGACGAGAAGAAGGTTCCTCTGTTGGTGGGATGGGCGGAGCGTTTCAGCAAGCAAGTCGCTGTGAAGGAAGTTTTGGCAGACGCCGAGGAGTACATCGAAATGATCCGATCGATGAATGACGGCGTCCCTACTGTCTGA
- the LOC135609144 gene encoding CDGSH iron-sulfur domain-containing protein NEET-like: protein MAYSVVIAAGARLSYSQSSVEVLHRNRVPAAAPLRRGSSTVAVRAEGVGINPDVRKNEEKVVDSVVVSELSKPLTAYCRCWRSGTFPLCDGSHVKHNKATGDNVGPLLLKK, encoded by the exons ATGGCGTATTCCGTGGTGATTGCCGCCGGGGCTCGACTCTCCTACAGCCAGTCGTCCGTGGAGGTCCTCCACAGGAACCGCGTCCCAGCGGCGGCCCCTCTCCGCCGCGGCTCCTCCACCGTCGCGGTGCGCGCGGAGGGCGTGGGGATCAACCCTGACGTCCGCAAGAACGAGGAGAAGGTCGTCGACTCCGTCGTCGTCTCCGAGCTCTCCAAGCCCCTCACCGCGTATTGCCG GTGCTGGAGATCGGGCACGTTCCCTCTCTGCGACGGCAGCCATGTGAAGCACAACAAAGCTACCGGCGACAACGTTGGGCCGCTGCTTCTCAAGAAATAA